From Candidatus Vondammii sp. HM_W22, one genomic window encodes:
- the rpoH gene encoding RNA polymerase sigma factor RpoH: MSKQLAMSIALPIGNIGAYISAAYRLPMLSPEEEHSLAVRLHDNEDLEAARVLVLSHLRFVIRVAKGYSGYGLALPDLIQEGTVGLMKAVKRFDPNKGVRLVSFAVHWIKAEIHEFVLRNWRIVKVATTKAQRKLFFNLRSSKKRLGWFSNEEVQGVARDLGVKPETVLEMEARLNNYDVAFDGTAVDDDQTPVAPAAYLADMRMEPASQLEHSDSESSEKEQLYSALDGLDERSKAILQARWLSGKKSTLHDLANHYSVSTERIRQIEKAAMAKLKGKLAA; the protein is encoded by the coding sequence ATGAGCAAACAACTCGCTATGTCAATAGCCCTGCCTATCGGCAATATTGGAGCCTATATCAGCGCTGCTTACCGGTTGCCGATGCTGAGTCCCGAAGAGGAGCACTCTCTGGCTGTTCGTCTGCATGACAACGAAGATCTGGAGGCGGCCCGGGTTCTGGTACTCTCCCATCTGCGTTTCGTCATTCGGGTCGCCAAGGGATATTCCGGATACGGCTTGGCACTGCCCGACCTGATTCAAGAGGGCACCGTGGGCCTGATGAAGGCCGTGAAGCGCTTTGATCCGAACAAGGGCGTCAGGCTGGTCTCTTTTGCTGTTCACTGGATCAAAGCGGAAATTCATGAATTTGTCCTGCGCAACTGGCGCATCGTCAAAGTGGCCACTACCAAAGCCCAGCGCAAGCTATTCTTTAACCTGCGTAGCTCGAAAAAACGCCTGGGCTGGTTCTCCAATGAAGAGGTCCAGGGTGTGGCTAGGGATCTAGGGGTCAAACCAGAGACCGTACTGGAGATGGAAGCCCGTCTGAACAACTATGACGTCGCCTTTGACGGGACCGCTGTCGACGACGATCAGACACCGGTGGCACCGGCAGCCTATCTGGCGGATATGCGCATGGAGCCGGCTAGTCAGCTTGAACACAGTGACAGTGAATCAAGCGAAAAAGAGCAGCTCTACTCGGCTCTGGACGGTCTGGACGAACGCAGCAAAGCGATCCTTCAGGCCCGCTGGCTTTCAGGGAAAAAATCCACACTACACGATCTTGCCAACCACTATAGTGTATCTACCGAGCGAATCCGTCAGATCGAGAAAGCCGCCATGGCCAAGCTCAAGGGCAAACTGGCAGCCTGA
- the rpmJ gene encoding 50S ribosomal protein L36, with amino-acid sequence MKVRASIKKICKNCKIVKRNGVVRVICKEPRHKQRQG; translated from the coding sequence ATGAAAGTCAGAGCGTCTATAAAGAAGATTTGTAAAAACTGTAAGATCGTAAAGCGCAACGGTGTTGTGCGCGTGATCTGCAAAGAGCCTCGCCATAAACAGCGTCAGGGCTGA
- a CDS encoding CBS domain-containing protein has protein sequence MAWPNLASRIRNGSMYVAQIMSSEVDTATEDMKLSRTAQIMRDSNRRFLPVVDSNNCPVGMFSHEVLAKSEPSATTTLSVGKVNYLTAKVTIGQLMQKKPLSCGPGALVEEAGHLMRHNKNWLPPGNTRQSPSGRGHGG, from the coding sequence ATGGCCTGGCCAAATTTAGCCAGCCGAATCCGCAACGGGAGCATGTACGTTGCACAGATTATGTCGAGTGAAGTGGACACCGCGACCGAGGATATGAAACTGAGCCGCACGGCTCAGATAATGCGAGATAGCAACCGGCGTTTTTTACCGGTGGTGGATAGCAATAATTGCCCGGTCGGCATGTTCAGCCACGAGGTGCTAGCAAAATCCGAGCCTTCGGCTACCACCACCCTCTCGGTGGGAAAGGTCAACTATCTGACCGCCAAGGTCACTATCGGTCAGTTGATGCAGAAAAAACCGCTTTCCTGCGGCCCTGGAGCACTGGTGGAAGAGGCTGGGCATCTGATGCGGCATAACAAAAACTGGTTGCCTCCCGGTAATACAAGACAATCACCTAGTGGGCGTGGTCACGGAGGATGA
- a CDS encoding DNA-directed RNA polymerase subunit alpha — MPEFISEFLKPRLVNVQQLSERHAKISLEPLERGFGHTLGNALRRILLSSISGCAVVEAEIDGVLHEYSSIEGVHEDVLEIMLNLKDLALVMHVRDEATLTLTKSGAGPVLASDITLDHDIEIANPDHIIANLTEGSSISMKLKVARGIGYQPAATRQSADTEDHPIGRLQLDASFSPVRRVSYSVEAARVEQRTDLDRLVIDLETDGTIDPEESIRRSATILQDQLSTFVSLDENTTADTLEEPEKPAIDPILIRPVDDLELTVRSANCLKAENIFVIGDLIQRTEVELLKTPNLGKKSLTEIKDVLATRGLSLGMRLENWPPEGLE, encoded by the coding sequence ATGCCGGAATTCATTAGCGAATTTCTAAAACCACGGCTGGTTAATGTGCAGCAGCTCTCTGAGCGGCATGCCAAAATATCACTGGAGCCGCTGGAGCGTGGCTTTGGTCATACTCTGGGTAATGCACTGCGCCGTATCCTGCTCTCATCCATAAGTGGTTGTGCAGTGGTTGAGGCCGAAATTGATGGCGTCCTGCATGAATACAGCAGCATCGAAGGTGTACATGAGGATGTGCTTGAGATCATGCTTAATCTGAAAGATCTAGCATTGGTTATGCACGTACGTGATGAGGCCACTTTGACTCTGACCAAAAGTGGTGCTGGCCCTGTTCTTGCCAGTGATATTACCCTTGATCACGATATTGAAATAGCAAACCCTGATCATATTATAGCCAACCTCACAGAGGGCAGTAGTATAAGTATGAAGCTCAAGGTGGCTAGAGGCATTGGTTATCAGCCAGCTGCTACAAGGCAATCAGCTGATACCGAAGACCATCCGATAGGGCGACTACAATTGGACGCATCATTTTCGCCGGTGCGCCGTGTCTCCTATTCTGTTGAAGCAGCCCGTGTCGAGCAGCGTACTGATCTTGATCGCCTAGTAATTGATCTGGAAACAGATGGTACCATTGATCCTGAAGAGTCGATTCGTCGCTCAGCCACAATTCTGCAGGATCAGCTGTCCACTTTTGTCAGTCTTGATGAAAACACCACAGCTGATACACTTGAAGAGCCAGAAAAGCCGGCAATTGACCCGATTCTTATACGTCCGGTTGATGATCTGGAGTTGACAGTACGTTCTGCCAACTGTTTGAAGGCCGAGAATATTTTCGTGATTGGTGACTTGATTCAGCGCACCGAGGTTGAGCTGTTGAAGACTCCTAATCTGGGTAAAAAGTCACTGACTGAAATCAAGGATGTGCTTGCCACCCGAGGTCTTTCTCTGGGTATGCGGCTGGAGAACTGGCCGCCGGAAGGCCTAGAGTAA
- the secY gene encoding preprotein translocase subunit SecY has product MVAQGAMAGGKAGMGKFTELRQRLLFVLGALLVFRIGTFIPVPGVNPIALAAMFDQQQGTILDMFNMFSGGALKRASLLALGIMPYISASIIMQLMSAVIPKLEQLKKEGEQGRRKITQYTRYGTVVLATFQAVGISMALQSQQAGGMPVVVQAGPGFILTAAVSLVTGTLFLMWLGEQITERGLGNGISLIIFAGIVAGLPSAIGGTLELVRIGEMNAVMVLVLFALAAAVTAFVVFVERGQRRITVNYAKRQQGRKMFAAQSSHLPLKLNMAGVIPPIFASSIILFPSTLGQWVGVQENMRWLQDIVGKIAPGEPLYVLLYALAIIFFCFFYTALVFNSKETADNLKRSGAFIPGYRPGEQTAKYIDSVMSRLTLVGAFYITSVCLLPEFLIVGWNVPFYFGGTSLLIIVVVVMDFMAQVQAHLMSHQYEGLMKKANLKGGGGAGGLLR; this is encoded by the coding sequence ATGGTCGCACAAGGGGCAATGGCTGGCGGTAAAGCTGGCATGGGTAAATTCACGGAGCTACGCCAGCGGTTGCTGTTTGTCCTTGGCGCACTCCTGGTTTTCCGTATAGGAACCTTTATTCCGGTTCCGGGTGTAAACCCGATTGCACTGGCTGCTATGTTCGATCAGCAGCAAGGTACCATCCTGGACATGTTCAACATGTTCTCCGGTGGTGCCCTGAAGCGTGCGAGCTTGCTCGCCCTGGGTATCATGCCCTACATCTCTGCCTCTATTATTATGCAGCTGATGTCTGCGGTTATTCCCAAACTAGAACAGTTAAAGAAAGAGGGCGAGCAGGGGCGACGCAAGATCACCCAGTATACCCGCTATGGAACCGTTGTTCTGGCTACTTTCCAGGCTGTCGGTATATCCATGGCATTACAGAGCCAGCAGGCAGGCGGCATGCCGGTTGTTGTTCAGGCAGGCCCTGGATTCATTCTGACTGCGGCGGTCTCTCTGGTAACAGGGACGCTGTTTCTGATGTGGCTGGGCGAGCAGATTACCGAACGTGGCCTCGGAAACGGTATTTCGCTGATTATTTTTGCGGGCATTGTTGCTGGTCTTCCATCGGCCATCGGTGGCACTCTGGAATTGGTGCGGATCGGTGAAATGAACGCTGTAATGGTATTGGTGCTATTTGCGCTGGCTGCGGCTGTGACGGCCTTTGTGGTTTTTGTCGAGCGTGGACAGCGGCGTATAACGGTGAACTATGCGAAGCGTCAGCAGGGTAGAAAGATGTTTGCTGCCCAAAGCAGCCATTTGCCGTTGAAATTGAATATGGCAGGTGTGATTCCGCCGATTTTTGCTTCGAGTATTATTCTGTTCCCTTCGACGCTGGGGCAGTGGGTTGGTGTTCAGGAGAATATGCGTTGGTTGCAGGATATTGTCGGTAAAATAGCGCCGGGTGAGCCGCTTTATGTGCTTCTCTATGCCTTGGCAATTATATTTTTCTGCTTTTTTTACACTGCGCTGGTATTTAACTCGAAAGAGACTGCTGACAATCTGAAGCGGTCAGGAGCATTCATACCCGGTTATCGGCCAGGTGAGCAGACCGCCAAGTATATCGATAGCGTGATGTCGAGACTCACCCTGGTCGGTGCGTTTTATATTACGTCAGTGTGCCTCTTACCGGAGTTTCTGATCGTCGGCTGGAATGTTCCCTTCTATTTTGGAGGTACTTCATTGTTGATCATTGTTGTCGTAGTCATGGACTTCATGGCGCAGGTGCAGGCACATCTGATGTCTCATCAGTATGAAGGTCTAATGAAAAAGGCGAATTTGAAAGGTGGCGGCGGCGCTGGCGGTTTGCTGCGATAA
- the rpsM gene encoding 30S ribosomal protein S13, whose amino-acid sequence MARIAGVNIPDRRHAVVALTSIYGIGGNLAADICKAAGVALDARIQDMTEGEVDNLRTEVAKYTVEGDLRREISMNIKRLMDLGCNRGIRHRRGLPVRGQRTQTNARTRKGPRRSIKR is encoded by the coding sequence ATGGCCCGTATTGCAGGCGTCAACATTCCGGATCGTAGACACGCAGTCGTTGCGTTGACCTCAATCTATGGAATCGGTGGTAACCTCGCAGCAGACATCTGCAAAGCAGCGGGTGTGGCTCTGGACGCAAGGATTCAGGATATGACCGAAGGTGAGGTCGATAACCTGCGTACAGAAGTTGCCAAATACACGGTTGAAGGTGACCTTCGTCGTGAGATCTCTATGAACATAAAGAGGCTTATGGACTTGGGGTGCAATCGTGGGATCCGCCATCGTCGTGGACTCCCAGTACGAGGGCAGCGTACACAAACCAACGCACGAACTCGCAAGGGTCCTCGTCGTTCAATTAAGCGATAA
- a CDS encoding 3-deoxy-7-phosphoheptulonate synthase — MLKDNLNNTNVASERVLISPADLKCHLPLSEEGEQAVWAGRQTIKRIFSREDHRFLVVTGPCSIHDIEAAKDYALRLKKLHNELGDTLHIVMRIYFEKHRTTVGWKGLINDPQMDDSFHIEKGIHRARELLIWLAELRLPAATEALDPISPQYLADLFSWSAIGARTTESQTHREMASGLSMPVGIKNGTDGGLEIAINALQSVSHPHSFLGINQRGQVTVIRTRGNVCGHIILRGGNVQPNYDSVHVALCEEALKKAGLRENIMIDCSHGNSNKQPELQPLVAENVTSQIVEGNNSILGIMLESNINPGSQSIPGDLSKLEYGVSVTDACIDWDSTENLLRDMTAKLKDVLPERAAPQGK, encoded by the coding sequence ATGCTTAAAGACAACCTTAATAACACCAATGTCGCCTCCGAGCGGGTACTTATCTCTCCAGCGGACCTGAAATGTCACCTCCCTTTGTCGGAAGAGGGTGAGCAGGCAGTCTGGGCTGGGCGTCAGACCATCAAAAGGATTTTTAGTCGTGAGGATCACCGCTTTCTGGTGGTGACGGGCCCCTGTTCCATTCATGATATTGAGGCGGCCAAGGATTATGCCCTGCGACTGAAAAAGCTGCATAATGAACTGGGGGATACACTCCATATCGTCATGCGTATCTACTTCGAGAAGCATCGTACCACGGTTGGTTGGAAGGGGCTGATCAACGATCCCCAAATGGATGATTCCTTTCATATTGAAAAGGGCATTCACCGGGCGCGTGAACTGCTGATCTGGCTTGCTGAATTGAGATTGCCCGCGGCGACCGAGGCGCTGGACCCGATCAGTCCACAGTATCTTGCTGACCTTTTCTCCTGGTCGGCGATTGGCGCACGTACCACCGAGTCACAAACTCATCGTGAAATGGCTTCCGGGCTTTCAATGCCGGTAGGCATCAAAAATGGTACCGATGGCGGTCTGGAGATCGCTATCAACGCCTTGCAGTCGGTTTCTCATCCTCATAGCTTCCTGGGAATCAATCAGCGTGGTCAGGTAACTGTAATCCGTACCCGGGGCAATGTCTGTGGTCATATCATTCTGCGCGGTGGTAATGTCCAGCCTAATTATGACTCGGTGCATGTGGCGCTTTGTGAAGAGGCGCTGAAAAAGGCCGGATTGCGGGAGAACATCATGATAGATTGTAGCCATGGTAATTCCAACAAACAACCGGAATTGCAGCCTTTGGTGGCGGAAAATGTTACTAGTCAGATAGTTGAAGGGAATAACTCTATTCTGGGCATTATGCTGGAGAGTAATATCAATCCCGGAAGCCAGTCGATACCGGGCGATCTGAGTAAACTTGAGTATGGTGTTTCAGTGACCGATGCCTGTATAGATTGGGACTCCACAGAAAATCTGTTGCGGGACATGACGGCAAAGCTGAAAGATGTGCTGCCGGAGAGAGCTGCACCACAGGGGAAGTAA
- the trhA gene encoding PAQR family membrane homeostasis protein TrhA: MYYGEKFNSISHLVGTILALIGFGALLTVGIQQNNWAAIIGFTVFGVTLIVLYTMSTLYHSFYPPKLKRIFRKLDHVAIYLLIAGTYTPYMVLSLGDGSGPVMLSIVWSLALLGLLLDLLISRRIEVLQILIYLLMGWICAFEYSSLRASMPTPGIMWLTIGGIIYSVGIVFYLLDNLKKLPHAHGIWHLFVLLGSISHFISIIGYVR; the protein is encoded by the coding sequence ATGTACTACGGAGAAAAATTCAATAGCATATCCCACTTGGTCGGCACTATTTTAGCGCTGATCGGTTTTGGTGCTTTGCTGACAGTAGGCATTCAACAGAACAATTGGGCTGCCATTATAGGCTTCACGGTATTTGGCGTTACACTGATCGTGCTTTATACCATGTCGACCCTATACCACAGCTTTTATCCTCCCAAATTGAAACGCATATTCCGAAAACTAGATCACGTTGCGATCTATCTGCTGATCGCCGGCACCTATACACCCTATATGGTACTTTCTCTGGGAGATGGCAGTGGCCCGGTTATGCTGAGTATAGTGTGGAGTCTGGCGCTGCTGGGTTTGTTGCTTGACTTGCTGATCAGTCGCCGAATTGAGGTTCTACAAATCCTTATCTATTTATTGATGGGATGGATATGCGCATTCGAATACTCCAGTTTACGTGCCTCGATGCCCACACCTGGCATCATGTGGCTCACCATAGGCGGCATAATCTATTCCGTAGGGATTGTATTTTATCTGTTGGACAACCTGAAAAAGCTACCCCATGCACATGGTATTTGGCACCTGTTTGTGTTGCTGGGCTCCATTAGCCATTTTATTTCCATTATCGGTTACGTCAGATAA
- a CDS encoding DUF2164 family protein, with translation MKKLERIYNRGLSDAQSILESRLDTISEAIYEIETPTQFSG, from the coding sequence ATGAAGAAGCTGGAGCGTATTTATAATCGTGGTTTGTCGGATGCTCAGTCCATATTAGAGAGTAGATTGGATACGATTTCTGAAGCCATATATGAAATTGAGACGCCAACACAATTCAGTGGGTGA
- the rpsD gene encoding 30S ribosomal protein S4, with product MARYIGPTCKLSRREGTDLYLKSRARSLESKCNMEKQPGQTDERRRRLSDYGVQLREKQKMRRMYGVMEKQFRNYYKSAALAKGATGDKLFSLLEQRLDNVVYRMGFGSTRAESRQLVSHKAIEVNSKLVNVPSYHVQADDVITIREKAKKQLRIKGALELAAQYGFSDWIEVDAKAMKGTFKRIPDRSELPAEINEQLVVELYSK from the coding sequence ATGGCAAGGTATATCGGACCCACATGTAAACTCAGCCGGCGTGAAGGCACAGATCTTTATTTGAAGAGCCGTGCCCGCTCCCTGGAATCCAAATGTAACATGGAGAAGCAGCCAGGGCAGACAGATGAACGTCGCCGCCGCCTCTCTGATTACGGCGTACAGCTGCGTGAAAAGCAGAAAATGCGTCGTATGTATGGCGTCATGGAGAAGCAGTTCAGAAATTACTATAAGAGTGCTGCACTGGCTAAAGGTGCAACAGGCGATAAGCTCTTCTCCCTGCTTGAGCAGCGTCTTGACAACGTGGTTTATCGTATGGGCTTTGGTAGTACTCGCGCAGAGTCTCGTCAGTTAGTCAGTCATAAGGCGATTGAAGTCAACAGTAAATTGGTAAATGTGCCTTCTTATCATGTGCAGGCGGACGATGTTATCACCATACGTGAAAAAGCCAAGAAACAGCTGCGTATTAAAGGCGCGCTGGAACTTGCCGCACAGTACGGTTTCTCGGATTGGATCGAAGTTGATGCCAAAGCGATGAAGGGTACATTTAAACGTATCCCTGATCGTTCAGAGTTGCCAGCTGAGATCAACGAACAGTTGGTTGTCGAGCTGTACTCCAAATAA
- a CDS encoding class II 3-deoxy-7-phosphoheptulonate synthase, producing the protein MSDWHPASWQEKLAKQQAKYPSIQALDEILDQLSQLPPLVTSWEVDALKSQLAEASRGNAFLLQGGDCAESFSDCTSPVITNKLKILLQMSLMMIHGLNKPVIRVGRIAGQYAKPRSADTETLDNITLPSYRGDLINGPAFTTESRTPDPVRLLRGYGRAAMTLNFIRALSESGFADLHHPENWDLDFVSHSPLSNEYHKAVKDLSNSLRFMETLGSAKNSELNRVRFNTSHEGLHLHYEQALTREVPNRSGYYNLSTHLPWIGLRTAEIDGAHIEYFRGIKNPVGVKVGADMPTEWIQALVERLNPDNEAGKLVFIHRFGAEKIAEGLPKLIDAVRQTGKCVLWVCDPMHGNTETTENGYKTRRFDNILSELEQTFDIHHREGSILGGVHFELTGDDVTECIGGARGLDEAGLKRAYKTQVDPRLNYEQALEMAMAIVRKTAG; encoded by the coding sequence ATGAGTGATTGGCACCCCGCATCCTGGCAGGAGAAGCTGGCTAAACAGCAGGCAAAATACCCTTCCATACAGGCTCTTGACGAGATACTGGATCAGCTTTCCCAGCTCCCTCCACTGGTCACTTCCTGGGAGGTCGATGCATTAAAAAGCCAGCTGGCCGAAGCATCGAGAGGCAATGCCTTCCTATTGCAGGGTGGCGATTGTGCTGAAAGTTTCAGCGACTGCACCTCTCCGGTCATCACCAATAAACTAAAGATCCTCCTGCAGATGAGTCTGATGATGATCCATGGCCTCAACAAACCGGTGATCCGGGTCGGCCGTATTGCAGGACAGTATGCAAAACCCCGCTCTGCCGATACTGAAACCCTGGATAACATCACCCTCCCCAGCTATCGCGGTGACTTGATCAACGGCCCCGCCTTTACTACCGAATCGCGAACACCCGACCCGGTACGCCTATTAAGAGGTTATGGCCGTGCCGCCATGACACTGAATTTTATCAGGGCTCTCTCTGAGAGCGGCTTTGCCGATCTCCATCACCCAGAGAACTGGGATCTGGATTTTGTCAGCCACTCCCCACTATCCAATGAGTACCATAAAGCGGTAAAGGACCTCTCCAACTCACTGAGATTCATGGAGACCCTGGGGAGCGCTAAAAACAGTGAGCTCAACCGGGTTAGGTTTAATACCAGCCATGAAGGACTACACCTGCATTACGAACAGGCGTTGACCCGTGAGGTACCCAACAGATCAGGGTACTACAACCTCTCGACCCATCTACCCTGGATCGGCCTCCGAACAGCAGAAATTGACGGTGCCCACATCGAGTATTTCCGCGGCATCAAAAACCCCGTGGGCGTTAAAGTCGGTGCCGATATGCCAACTGAGTGGATACAGGCCCTTGTTGAGCGTCTCAATCCTGACAATGAAGCAGGAAAACTGGTATTCATACACCGGTTTGGTGCAGAAAAGATCGCTGAAGGTCTACCAAAGCTGATTGATGCGGTAAGGCAGACAGGAAAATGCGTGCTCTGGGTATGCGATCCCATGCACGGTAATACAGAGACCACCGAAAACGGCTATAAAACCCGCCGTTTTGACAATATCCTTTCAGAGCTGGAGCAGACCTTCGATATTCATCATAGGGAAGGAAGTATTCTCGGGGGTGTCCATTTCGAGCTCACCGGCGACGATGTAACAGAGTGCATCGGTGGAGCCCGTGGCTTGGATGAAGCCGGGCTGAAACGGGCCTACAAAACCCAGGTGGACCCTCGGCTTAATTATGAGCAGGCCCTTGAGATGGCCATGGCCATCGTCAGAAAAACGGCTGGCTGA
- a CDS encoding hotdog fold thioesterase encodes MLEQEQTQAIGRWMEAEDRFVRLLGIELEEVSPGYSRASLQVTGDMLNSVGITHGGVTFSLADFTFAVASNSHGTVSVALSAQISFPTASREGDRLTAEAREENRTGRTGLYTIEVHTGDNKLAGLFTGTVFRRSDKMSDWMNDSERKR; translated from the coding sequence ATGCTAGAGCAGGAACAGACACAAGCCATTGGCCGATGGATGGAAGCGGAGGACCGTTTCGTACGCCTGCTGGGGATTGAACTGGAGGAAGTGTCCCCAGGATACAGCAGAGCCTCACTCCAGGTTACGGGGGATATGCTAAATTCAGTGGGAATAACCCACGGTGGTGTCACCTTCAGCCTGGCCGACTTTACCTTTGCCGTGGCCTCCAACTCCCACGGCACGGTGTCGGTCGCACTTTCAGCACAGATCAGCTTCCCGACTGCCAGCCGCGAGGGAGATCGCCTGACTGCTGAAGCACGAGAAGAGAACAGGACCGGCCGCACCGGTCTCTATACGATTGAAGTTCACACTGGCGACAACAAGCTGGCTGGACTCTTTACCGGTACCGTATTCCGTCGCTCGGACAAGATGTCGGATTGGATGAATGATTCAGAGAGAAAACGATGA
- the rpsK gene encoding 30S ribosomal protein S11, producing the protein MAKPSGRSRKKVMVSVTDGVAHIHASFNNTIITISDRQGNVLSWATAGGSGFRGSRKSTPFAAQVAADRAGQVAKEYGVKNLDVNVKGPGPGRESAVRALNNAGFKVTSISDVTPIPHNGCRPPKKRRV; encoded by the coding sequence ATGGCAAAACCGAGCGGCCGTTCGCGGAAGAAGGTGATGGTAAGCGTTACTGATGGTGTCGCGCACATTCATGCCTCTTTCAATAACACGATTATTACAATTTCAGATCGACAGGGTAATGTATTGTCATGGGCAACTGCAGGCGGTTCTGGCTTTCGTGGTTCGCGCAAGAGCACACCTTTTGCAGCGCAGGTTGCAGCTGATCGTGCAGGTCAAGTGGCCAAAGAGTATGGTGTGAAAAACCTGGATGTAAACGTCAAGGGCCCTGGCCCTGGTCGCGAGTCCGCTGTGCGTGCGCTGAATAACGCAGGTTTCAAAGTCACCAGCATTAGCGATGTTACGCCGATTCCACATAACGGCTGTCGTCCACCTAAAAAGCGTCGTGTCTGA
- the rplQ gene encoding 50S ribosomal protein L17 — MRHRKSGRQLNRNSTHRKAMFRNMTCSLLRHELIKTTLPKAKELRRVAEPILTMGKIDSVAKHRLAFDRLRDDEVVGKLFNELGSRYKERAGGYLRILKCGYRAGDKAVMAYVELVDRPDLSEEAVEVE, encoded by the coding sequence ATGCGTCATCGCAAGTCAGGACGGCAACTAAACCGTAACAGCACACACCGCAAGGCCATGTTTCGAAACATGACTTGCTCACTGTTACGTCACGAGCTGATCAAAACCACACTGCCCAAGGCTAAAGAGCTGCGACGTGTCGCAGAGCCAATTTTGACCATGGGTAAGATTGATAGTGTTGCCAAGCACCGTTTGGCTTTCGATCGCCTTCGTGATGATGAGGTTGTTGGAAAGCTGTTCAATGAACTGGGGTCTCGTTACAAGGAGCGGGCTGGTGGTTACCTGCGTATCTTGAAGTGCGGTTATCGTGCTGGAGACAAGGCAGTCATGGCTTATGTTGAGCTGGTCGATCGCCCGGATTTGTCTGAAGAGGCTGTGGAAGTCGAATAG
- a CDS encoding phenylacetate--CoA ligase family protein, with amino-acid sequence MILHTDSETMPREDLEALQLKRLRATVDRCYHTVKFYRDAMDELDVKPHHIKSIKDVQLLPYTKKEHLRQNYPFGLFAVPTDQVVRTHASAGTTGKPMVVGYTKRDIQTWAQLVARCLASSGLRPGARLKNEILDRFRARKPKLVEINEKAFELGREAEATL; translated from the coding sequence ATGATTCTGCATACCGATTCCGAAACAATGCCCCGGGAAGATCTCGAGGCACTGCAGCTCAAACGTCTGAGGGCCACCGTGGATCGCTGTTATCACACGGTTAAGTTCTATCGGGATGCGATGGATGAACTGGATGTAAAACCCCACCACATCAAGAGCATCAAGGATGTTCAGCTTCTCCCCTATACCAAGAAAGAACATCTGCGGCAGAACTACCCTTTCGGCCTCTTCGCAGTACCCACTGACCAAGTGGTCCGTACCCACGCCTCCGCCGGCACAACGGGCAAGCCCATGGTGGTAGGCTATACAAAACGCGACATTCAAACCTGGGCCCAACTGGTAGCCCGCTGCTTGGCAAGCTCTGGATTGCGTCCGGGTGCCCGGCTGAAAAACGAGATTCTGGACCGGTTCCGGGCCAGGAAACCAAAGCTGGTGGAGATCAACGAAAAAGCCTTTGAACTCGGCCGTGAGGCTGAAGCAACATTATGA
- a CDS encoding ABC transporter substrate-binding protein has translation MKTLQMYVGEINTKGGVDGKTIELVHYDTGGKAKEAVNFTKRLF, from the coding sequence TTGAAAACGCTGCAGATGTACGTGGGCGAGATCAACACTAAAGGCGGTGTCGACGGCAAAACCATTGAACTGGTGCACTACGATACCGGCGGCAAAGCCAAAGAGGCGGTTAATTTTACCAAGCGTCTTTTTTAA
- the rplO gene encoding 50S ribosomal protein L15, with the protein MQLNDIKPTKGSRKSANRVGRGIGSGNGKTCGRGHKGQSSRSGGFHKVGFEGGQMPLQRRLPKVGFSSIVGRTTAEVRLDELAKVDADVVDLNALQDAGILSRNMKRAKVFLSGKIDKAVTIQGLGVTKGARAAIETAGGKIEE; encoded by the coding sequence ATGCAGCTCAATGACATCAAGCCCACAAAGGGCTCTAGAAAGAGTGCTAATCGCGTTGGTCGTGGTATCGGCAGCGGTAACGGTAAAACCTGTGGACGAGGCCATAAAGGCCAGAGTTCACGCTCAGGCGGTTTCCACAAAGTAGGTTTCGAAGGCGGCCAGATGCCTTTGCAGCGCCGCCTTCCCAAAGTTGGATTCAGCTCGATTGTCGGCCGCACAACCGCGGAAGTCAGACTCGATGAGCTGGCCAAGGTTGATGCTGATGTGGTCGATCTGAACGCTTTGCAGGATGCCGGTATTCTCTCACGTAATATGAAGCGGGCCAAAGTGTTCCTTTCCGGGAAAATTGATAAAGCGGTGACTATTCAAGGTCTCGGTGTAACCAAGGGTGCTCGTGCTGCCATTGAGACTGCCGGCGGAAAGATCGAGGAATAA